A genome region from Hevea brasiliensis isolate MT/VB/25A 57/8 chromosome 9, ASM3005281v1, whole genome shotgun sequence includes the following:
- the LOC131182882 gene encoding uncharacterized protein LOC131182882, translating into MRAKCNILAFMTNELQKQHEKIQSISKILDHLQELYGKHTKNVRYEISKQPFRMKMNEWIDVGTLLRKMIRLIEQLEALNFTMDFTLQTDLILQSLTQSFGSFITNFHITKQECTLDGLLILLVIAYDNMSSNKGKEVALIASSSRKSKKKKSNKGKKTFTPGPFGIIAKNQSQKKMKVEAVIDKGKFYLQIASSESLEARMLDFVLVEHLLQVKAP; encoded by the exons ATGCGAGCTAAGTGCAACATCCTAGCttttatgactaatgagttacagaagcaacatgagaagatACAATCTATATCTAAAATCCTggatcacctacaagagttgtatggtaagcaTACCAAGAAtgttagatatgagatatctaagcagccATTCAGAAtgaaaatgaatgaatggatagaTGTGGGAACCCTTTTGCGTAAGATGATCAGGCTCATTGAACAACTTGAGGCACTTAATTTTACCATGGATTTCACATTACAAACAGATTTGATCTTGCAATCCCTTACACAGTCATTTGGATCTTTTATCACAAATTTCCATATAACCAAGCAAGAATGCACTTTGGATGGTCTGTTAATTCTGCTTGTTATTGCATATGATAATATGTctagcaataaagggaaagaagtTGCTTTAATTGCTTCTTCTTCTAGAAAGtctaagaagaagaaaagcaataAAGGGAAGAAGACTTTTACCCCTGGTCCTTTTGGTATAATTGCTAAAAATCAATCCCAAAAGAAAATGAAAGTTGAAGCTGTTATAGacaaaggaaaat tttatctacagaTAGCAAGCAGTGAAAGCTTGGAAGCACGGATGTTAGACTTCGTATTG